In Uranotaenia lowii strain MFRU-FL chromosome 2, ASM2978415v1, whole genome shotgun sequence, one genomic interval encodes:
- the LOC129749313 gene encoding cytochrome c oxidase subunit 4 isoform 1, mitochondrial-like translates to MALQNLPSTLLRTNAQIQKLLGCRTIYRMILPRIGKREVVGCGWSNLPIYADRLDFPLPAIRFREPSPEVMALREKEKGDWNKMSIEDKKALYRASFCQTFSEMKHPTGEWKLCAGVVLLCTAGSLLLGLFMRGFVYDQIPDTFSEERRKAQLKRILTLEIDGITGLSSKWDYENKKWK, encoded by the coding sequence ATGGCTCTTCAAAATCTTCCATCTACGCTCCTCCGGACCAATGCCCAGATCCAGAAGCTGCTGGGATGCCGAACGATTTACCGGATGATATTGCCCCGGATCGGAAAACGCGAAGTGGTCGGTTGTGGCTGGAGCAACCTGCCGATCTATGCGGATCGGCTTGACTTTCCCTTGCCGGCCATCCGTTTCCGGGAACCGAGTCCGGAAGTGATGGCTCTTCGCGAAAAGGAAAAGGGCGACTGGAACAAAATGTCGATAGAGGACAAGAAAGCACTCTACCGGGCATCCTTTTGCCAGACGTTCTCGGAAATGAAACATCCTACCGGGGAGTGGAAGCTGTGCGCCGGAGTCGTTTTGTTGTGTACTGCTGGCTCCCTGCTTCTGGGTCTCTTCATGAGGGGCTTCGTTTACGATCAAATTCCGGATACCTTCAGCGAGGAAAGGAGAAAGGCGCAACTGAAGCGCATTCTTACGCTGGAAATTGACGGCATAACCGGTCTTTCGTCAAAGTGGGACTACgagaacaaaaaatggaaatga